A genomic segment from Spinacia oleracea cultivar Varoflay chromosome 3, BTI_SOV_V1, whole genome shotgun sequence encodes:
- the LOC110792882 gene encoding 1,4-dihydroxy-2-naphthoyl-CoA thioesterase 1: MENQPQQPPSATPSAASTAPGNTFDTADIDAPLNTIGFEFDDITPSCVSGHLLVTPKCCQPFKVLHGGVSAMIAEALASIGAYLACGMKRVAGIHLSIDHMKSAQLGDLILAQATPLSSGRTIQVWEVGFWKANQTSMKREHMISSSRVTLVCNLPVPNHLKDVSQPFHKYAKL, translated from the exons ATGGAGAATCAACCGCAACAACCGCCATCAGCCACGCCTTCCGCCGCTTCTACAGCTCCCGGAAACACTTTTGACACGGCTGATATAGACGCTCCCCTCAACACAATCGGCTTCGAATTCGATGATATAACACCTTCTTGTGTTTCCGGCCACCTCTTAGTCACCCCTAAATGCTGCCAG CCCTTCAAGGTGTTGCACGGCGGAGTATCGGCGATGATAGCGGAGGCGCTGGCGAGTATCGGAGCGTATTTAGCATGTGGGATGAAAAGAGTGGCCGGAATCCATTTGAGCATCGACCATATGAAGAGTGCTCAACTTGGTGATTTAATTCTTGCTCAAGCCACCCCTCTCAGCTCTGGTCGCACTATTCAG GTTTGGGAGGTAGGATTCTGGAAAGCCAATCAGACAAGCATGAAGAGAGAGCACATGATATCGTCATCCAGGGTTACTCTTGTTTGCAACCTTCCTGTTCCAAATCATTTAAAGGATGTTTCACAACCTTTTCACAAATATGCCAAATTATAG